One genomic segment of Stenotrophomonas sp. 704A1 includes these proteins:
- a CDS encoding outer membrane protein transport protein: MQTASTIARLTLLAVGVAGALAAADANAAAFQLKENSAKGLGRAFAGSASAPDDASIIVNNPAGMRQLDGRQVQFDASAVSFSAEFKGAGRNAGPTGPGTGTAISGGDGGDAGKIAAIPAAYFHTPLGEKGHFGVSLSVPYGFATKYDTDWVGRYSGTRTEMETVDLGFSASYDVNPYVSFGASVFVERMNIELRNAIDFGAIMAQSRVPGYAPGSADGSLKVKGDNNEIGWTVGGLFSPDENTHIGISYRSKVEHKITDGDATFDVPNGPKAVLAAARPGWFVDTKGRATVTLPASATFSVTHQVNDKLLIAADVTRTAWSTAFDSVTIDYDSNQANSVLNFSYRDTTFASIGADYKVNDKLTLRGGLAYDQTPTTDAHRDVRVPDTTRKWVTLGMSYATSEQMEFNLGYLHIFAKDPTVTATSDTGNVVRGKYDVVGDVLAASINYKF; the protein is encoded by the coding sequence ATGCAAACCGCTTCCACCATTGCCCGCCTGACCCTGCTGGCCGTCGGCGTTGCCGGTGCGCTGGCCGCCGCCGACGCCAATGCCGCCGCCTTCCAGCTGAAGGAAAACAGCGCCAAGGGCCTGGGCCGCGCCTTCGCCGGCTCGGCCAGTGCGCCGGATGACGCCTCGATCATCGTCAACAACCCGGCAGGCATGCGCCAGCTCGACGGACGCCAGGTCCAGTTCGACGCCAGCGCGGTCAGCTTCTCGGCCGAGTTCAAGGGCGCTGGCCGCAATGCCGGCCCGACCGGTCCGGGTACCGGCACCGCGATCAGTGGTGGCGACGGCGGCGACGCCGGCAAGATCGCTGCCATCCCGGCCGCCTACTTCCACACCCCGCTCGGCGAGAAGGGTCACTTCGGCGTGTCGCTGAGCGTGCCGTACGGCTTCGCCACCAAGTACGACACCGACTGGGTCGGCCGTTACAGCGGCACCCGCACCGAGATGGAAACCGTCGACCTGGGCTTCTCGGCCTCCTACGACGTCAATCCCTACGTGTCCTTCGGTGCCAGCGTGTTCGTCGAGCGCATGAACATCGAACTGCGCAACGCCATCGACTTCGGCGCCATCATGGCGCAGTCGCGCGTTCCGGGCTATGCACCGGGCAGCGCTGACGGCTCGTTGAAGGTCAAGGGCGACAACAACGAAATCGGTTGGACCGTCGGTGGCCTGTTCAGCCCGGATGAGAACACCCACATCGGTATCAGCTACCGTTCCAAGGTCGAACACAAGATCACCGACGGTGATGCAACGTTCGACGTTCCGAACGGCCCGAAGGCCGTCCTGGCCGCAGCACGTCCGGGCTGGTTCGTCGATACCAAGGGCCGCGCCACCGTGACCCTGCCGGCCTCGGCCACCTTCAGCGTGACCCACCAGGTCAACGACAAGCTGCTGATCGCCGCCGACGTCACCCGTACCGCCTGGTCGACCGCGTTTGACTCGGTCACCATCGACTACGATTCCAACCAGGCCAACTCGGTGCTGAACTTCAGCTACCGTGACACCACCTTTGCCTCGATCGGTGCCGACTACAAGGTCAACGACAAGCTGACCCTGCGCGGCGGCCTGGCCTACGACCAGACCCCGACGACCGATGCGCACCGTGACGTGCGGGTGCCGGATACCACCCGCAAGTGGGTCACGCTGGGCATGAGCTACGCCACCTCGGAGCAGATGGAGTTCAACCTGGGCTACCTGCACATCTTCGCCAAGGATCCGACCGTCACCGCGACCTCGGACACCGGCAACGTTGTGCGTGGCAAGTACGATGTCGTGGGCGACGTGCTGGCGGCATCCATCAACTACAAGTTCTGA
- a CDS encoding rhomboid family intramembrane serine protease, translating to MFVSLPSRKKATLRWATPVLFAALWLAFLWSISRPDDARGSLWLDWGALSTGLTRPLDWWATLQDGSVLRLFTALFLHADWSHLLGNLVFLLIFGLPAERVLGPWRLLLLFLVGGAISNLVAIYTMGSPDQIIIGASGAVSALIGAYLALFPGARLGVVIPLGLFLEFVRAPAYLLIGVWAALQVVFAHIGPSFGMVAWWAHIGGFLFGLLYGVYVRAAIARKLRKRHGF from the coding sequence ATGTTCGTCTCCCTCCCCTCGCGCAAGAAGGCGACCCTGCGATGGGCCACGCCCGTGCTGTTTGCGGCACTGTGGCTGGCCTTCCTGTGGTCGATCTCGCGCCCGGACGATGCCCGCGGGAGCCTCTGGCTGGACTGGGGCGCCCTGTCCACCGGCCTGACCCGGCCGCTCGACTGGTGGGCGACCCTGCAGGACGGCAGCGTCCTGCGCCTGTTCACCGCCCTGTTCCTGCATGCCGACTGGTCGCACCTGCTGGGCAATCTGGTGTTCCTGCTGATCTTCGGCCTGCCGGCCGAGCGCGTGCTGGGCCCGTGGCGGCTGCTGCTGCTGTTCCTGGTCGGCGGTGCCATCTCCAATCTGGTGGCGATCTACACGATGGGCAGTCCGGACCAGATCATCATCGGCGCCAGCGGCGCGGTGTCGGCACTGATCGGCGCCTACCTGGCACTGTTTCCCGGTGCGCGGCTGGGCGTGGTCATTCCGCTGGGCCTGTTCCTGGAGTTCGTGCGCGCCCCGGCCTACCTGCTGATCGGCGTGTGGGCCGCGCTGCAGGTGGTGTTCGCCCATATCGGCCCCAGCTTCGGCATGGTCGCCTGGTGGGCGCACATCGGCGGCTTCCTGTTCGGCCTTCTATACGGCGTATACGTGCGTGCGGCGATCGCCCGCAAGCTGCGCAAGCGGCACGGGTTCTGA
- a CDS encoding DUF2244 domain-containing protein → MIEVLTAPDGSGTQLRLRPPRALDARQFVLLFAVLSGVMWLVSALGWVAGNAFAPLFALLYSLLLAAALRALWRSGERQEEIRVVPACVEVIPVPGGSPVFRAHPHWVRLLTDDERVRLASSGRQVEVGSFLAPAERQTLVETLEDLLAASDGGNRRR, encoded by the coding sequence ATGATCGAGGTGCTTACAGCTCCGGATGGGTCAGGTACGCAGCTGCGGCTGCGTCCCCCACGGGCGCTCGATGCCCGGCAGTTCGTCCTGTTGTTTGCCGTGTTGTCGGGAGTGATGTGGCTGGTGTCCGCCCTCGGGTGGGTGGCCGGCAATGCTTTCGCTCCCCTGTTCGCGTTGCTGTACAGCCTGCTGCTGGCAGCCGCGCTGCGTGCCTTGTGGCGCAGCGGTGAACGGCAGGAGGAGATCCGGGTGGTGCCGGCGTGCGTGGAGGTCATCCCCGTACCCGGTGGTTCGCCGGTGTTCCGGGCCCATCCCCACTGGGTGCGCCTGCTCACCGACGATGAGAGGGTCCGGCTGGCATCCAGCGGCCGGCAGGTGGAGGTGGGGAGTTTCCTCGCGCCGGCCGAACGTCAAACGCTTGTTGAAACGCTTGAAGATTTGCTCGCCGCCAGCGATGGCGGCAACCGACGACGCTAA
- a CDS encoding S41 family peptidase, producing the protein MRAARTATLLLALLPALSWAQQTAPVPLKERTGQAASNEEAVTSKVPLEDIRRFVAVYNAVRAAYVDPVDDNKLMQSAVRGLLLDLDPHSTYFNKEDAQAFDEQANGAYEGIGVELQQQPDNASMKVISPIDDTPAAKAGILAGDLIIAIDGKPISAIDASEPLRGPAGSKVVLTIVREGKAKPFDVSLTRQTIRVTSVRSRLLEPGYGYIRLSTFQADTGSDFQKHLQQLQKQSGGTLKGLVLDLRSNPGGLLTAAVQVADDLLDKGNIVSTRGRISISDARFDATPGDLLKGAPVVVLVDAGSASASEVLAGALRDNARARVIGSRTFGKGSVQTVLPLDNGDSVKLTTARYYTPSGKSIQATGIVPEVELKAAPQPGEDALPASLSDYSEATLPGHLRGDEEGTEGYRAGAVLPGDGPINDALAELKHPGSVAARLKADAAKAEADAAAKAAAKPATTPAAKPEAKPEAKPTPAPAKP; encoded by the coding sequence ATGCGCGCAGCCCGTACCGCCACCCTCTTGCTGGCCCTGTTGCCGGCCCTGTCCTGGGCGCAGCAGACCGCGCCGGTGCCGCTGAAAGAGCGCACCGGGCAGGCCGCCAGCAACGAGGAGGCCGTGACCTCGAAGGTGCCGCTGGAAGACATCCGGCGCTTCGTGGCGGTCTACAACGCGGTGCGCGCGGCCTATGTCGATCCGGTGGATGACAACAAGCTGATGCAGTCGGCGGTACGCGGGCTGCTGCTCGACCTCGATCCGCACAGCACCTATTTCAACAAGGAAGATGCGCAGGCCTTCGACGAGCAGGCCAATGGCGCCTATGAAGGCATCGGCGTCGAGCTGCAGCAGCAGCCGGACAACGCCAGCATGAAGGTGATTTCGCCGATCGACGACACACCGGCCGCCAAGGCCGGCATCCTGGCCGGCGACCTGATCATCGCCATCGACGGCAAGCCGATCAGTGCCATCGATGCCAGTGAGCCGCTGCGTGGCCCGGCCGGCAGCAAGGTGGTGCTGACCATCGTGCGCGAGGGCAAGGCCAAGCCGTTCGATGTCAGCCTGACCCGGCAGACCATCCGCGTGACCAGCGTGCGCAGCCGCCTGCTGGAGCCGGGCTATGGCTACATCCGCCTGAGCACGTTCCAGGCCGATACCGGTTCCGATTTCCAGAAGCATCTGCAGCAGCTGCAGAAGCAGTCCGGCGGCACGCTGAAGGGGCTGGTGCTGGATCTGCGCAGCAACCCCGGCGGGCTGCTGACCGCTGCGGTGCAGGTGGCCGACGACCTGCTCGACAAGGGCAACATCGTCAGTACCCGTGGCCGCATCAGCATCAGCGATGCCCGCTTCGATGCCACCCCGGGCGACCTGCTCAAGGGCGCACCGGTGGTGGTGCTGGTGGACGCCGGTTCGGCCAGTGCGTCCGAAGTGCTGGCCGGGGCGTTGCGTGACAACGCGCGTGCGCGCGTGATCGGCAGCCGTACCTTCGGCAAGGGCTCGGTGCAGACCGTGCTGCCGTTGGACAATGGCGATTCGGTCAAGTTGACCACCGCCCGCTACTACACGCCCAGCGGCAAGTCGATCCAGGCCACCGGTATCGTGCCCGAGGTGGAACTGAAGGCCGCACCGCAGCCCGGCGAAGACGCGCTGCCGGCCAGCCTGAGCGACTACAGCGAAGCGACGCTGCCGGGCCATCTGCGCGGCGACGAGGAAGGCACCGAAGGCTACCGCGCCGGCGCCGTGCTGCCGGGGGATGGCCCGATCAACGACGCGCTGGCCGAACTGAAGCATCCCGGTTCGGTGGCTGCACGGTTGAAGGCCGACGCCGCGAAGGCTGAAGCGGACGCGGCGGCCAAGGCGGCCGCGAAGCCCGCAACCACGCCTGCGGCCAAGCCCGAAGCAAAGCCCGAAGCAAAGCCCACGCCGGCCCCGGCCAAGCCCTGA
- a CDS encoding AAA family ATPase yields the protein MALPEPAARGLVVGKFCPLHLGHERLIEFAAARCAQLLVIGWSQPGFAGYSAARRERWLRARFPQAIVAVLDDARLAALCRQRGIAVRALPHDNDSEQVQRAFTAWLCVALFGGPVQAVFTGEDYGDGFAEVLAQHFNAPVQHHRLERSTDIGQASGTQLRVDPHAHRSSLSPAVYADHVQRVAFIGGESTGKSTLARVLAERLGTVWVPEFGRTLWEQQGGDLLAQDLLRIAATQAQHEDQAAQQAHRWLFCDTTPLVTLGYSGWMFGTTPEPLLRAAERAYDLLFLCAPDIPFEQDGTRVGEGFRAQQHAWYQHQLQARGVDHVLLEGDLDTRVARVLEALATRAETRFSVVA from the coding sequence ATGGCGCTGCCTGAGCCCGCTGCGCGCGGGCTGGTGGTCGGCAAGTTCTGCCCGCTGCACCTCGGCCACGAGCGCCTGATCGAATTCGCTGCCGCACGCTGCGCACAGCTGCTGGTGATCGGCTGGTCGCAGCCGGGCTTTGCCGGCTACAGCGCGGCGCGCCGCGAGCGCTGGCTGCGCGCGCGCTTTCCGCAGGCGATTGTGGCGGTGCTGGATGATGCGCGGCTGGCGGCGTTGTGCAGGCAACGGGGAATTGCCGTACGTGCGCTGCCGCATGACAACGACAGCGAGCAGGTGCAACGCGCGTTCACTGCCTGGCTGTGCGTGGCGTTGTTTGGTGGACCGGTGCAGGCTGTTTTCACTGGCGAAGACTATGGAGATGGTTTTGCTGAGGTCCTGGCGCAGCATTTCAATGCGCCCGTGCAGCACCATCGGCTCGAGCGTTCGACCGATATCGGTCAGGCCAGCGGCACTCAGCTGCGGGTCGACCCGCATGCGCATCGGAGCAGCCTGAGCCCGGCGGTATACGCTGACCATGTGCAACGGGTGGCCTTCATCGGCGGTGAGTCCACCGGCAAAAGCACGCTGGCGCGCGTGCTTGCCGAGCGGCTGGGCACGGTGTGGGTACCGGAGTTCGGTCGCACCCTGTGGGAGCAGCAGGGCGGTGATCTTCTGGCGCAGGATCTGCTGCGCATTGCGGCCACACAGGCGCAGCACGAGGACCAGGCCGCGCAGCAGGCGCATCGCTGGTTGTTCTGCGATACCACGCCCCTGGTGACACTGGGCTACAGCGGCTGGATGTTCGGTACGACGCCCGAGCCGCTGCTGCGGGCGGCCGAGCGGGCATACGACCTGCTGTTCCTGTGTGCGCCGGACATTCCGTTCGAGCAGGATGGGACGCGGGTGGGCGAGGGTTTCCGTGCGCAGCAACACGCGTGGTACCAGCACCAGCTGCAGGCGCGCGGGGTCGACCATGTGCTGTTGGAGGGCGACCTGGATACACGGGTCGCGCGGGTGCTGGAGGCGTTGGCCACGCGTGCCGAGACCCGGTTCAGCGTGGTGGCGTGA
- the coxB gene encoding cytochrome c oxidase subunit II, which yields MKQSRGWGTKCVAMAAAMGALLSMPGTVLAQAADPKPWQLNMGKGVTQTSRLAWESNNLSLIVCTVIGVIVFGAMAYAMFAFRKSKGAVAATFSHNTKAEVIWTVIPVIILVVMAWPATANLIKMYDTRDAELTVKVTGYQWMWKYEYLGENVAFTSRLDRESDRMRQSGKVPTRESHPHYLLDVDNRLVLPVDTKVRFVITSDDVIHAWWVPALGWKQDAIPGFINEAWTNIEQPGVYRGQCAELCGKDHGFMPIVVEAVSKEDFRQWLAQRKPAPAPAAPAAPAEPAAPAADAPATPAAPAAADTGSAPAPAASGA from the coding sequence ATGAAGCAAAGCAGAGGGTGGGGCACGAAGTGCGTTGCAATGGCCGCCGCGATGGGGGCCCTGCTGTCGATGCCGGGGACGGTGCTGGCCCAGGCGGCCGATCCCAAGCCGTGGCAGTTGAACATGGGCAAGGGGGTGACCCAGACCTCGCGCCTGGCCTGGGAGTCGAACAACCTCTCGTTGATCGTGTGCACGGTGATCGGCGTGATCGTGTTCGGTGCCATGGCCTACGCCATGTTCGCGTTCCGCAAGTCCAAGGGCGCCGTTGCCGCCACCTTCAGCCACAACACCAAGGCCGAGGTCATCTGGACGGTGATCCCGGTGATCATCCTGGTGGTGATGGCGTGGCCGGCCACGGCCAACCTGATCAAGATGTACGACACCCGCGATGCCGAGCTGACCGTCAAGGTGACCGGCTACCAGTGGATGTGGAAGTACGAATACCTGGGTGAGAACGTGGCCTTCACCAGCCGCCTGGACCGCGAGTCCGACCGCATGCGGCAGAGCGGCAAGGTGCCGACCCGCGAGAGCCATCCGCACTACCTGCTGGATGTCGACAACCGGCTGGTGCTGCCGGTGGATACCAAGGTGCGCTTCGTCATCACCTCCGACGACGTGATCCACGCCTGGTGGGTGCCGGCGCTGGGCTGGAAACAGGATGCGATCCCCGGCTTCATCAACGAGGCGTGGACCAACATCGAGCAGCCGGGCGTGTACCGCGGGCAGTGCGCCGAACTGTGCGGCAAGGACCATGGGTTCATGCCGATCGTGGTGGAGGCGGTGTCCAAGGAAGACTTCAGGCAATGGCTGGCCCAGCGCAAGCCGGCGCCTGCCCCTGCAGCGCCGGCCGCACCGGCTGAACCCGCCGCACCGGCTGCTGACGCCCCGGCCACGCCGGCTGCACCGGCGGCGGCCGACACCGGCAGTGCGCCGGCACCGGCAGCCAGCGGCGCCTGA
- the putA gene encoding bifunctional proline dehydrogenase/L-glutamate gamma-semialdehyde dehydrogenase PutA, which translates to MNAPSTSPAPSDAPRPSALLSPELPASPNPFRQAITDAWLKDEASHVRELLAQARLPADEQARVQALAADLVARVRVRAKDQGAIEAFMRQYDLGSEEGVLLMCVAEALLRIPDQDTADKLIRDKLADADWEKHLGGSDSVLVNASTWGLMLTGKLVQMNDATRADAPSAFKRLVGRVGEPVVRLAVRQAMKIMGHQFVMGRTISEALSRSHKGDNASYRYSFDMLGEGALTMKDALRYLEDYRRAIHAIGGDHKARGGRPEGDVNNAPGISIKLSALYPRYEHAKRERVLKDLVPGVLELAQLAKSYGIGCTVDAEESDRLELSLDIIEQVFSDASLAGWDGFGVVVQAYQKRTPYTIDHLADMARRAGRRLQVRLVKGAYWDAEIKRAQIEGYPGYPVFTRKQNTDVSYLACAKRLFTHADAIYPMFATHNAHTIAAVRSIANGGVYEHQKLHGMGDDLYAEVVPADRLNLPCRVYAPVGSHEDLLPYLVRRLLENGANSSFVNRITDERVPIADLIRDPVEMVASFESIPHPKIPLPVDLLRSQNHDRKNSMGANLANDNELRALAEQLNAAIKPWQAAPLVPGANPAGASLPVTNPADTREVVGQWQAADAATVQKALANAVAAQPAWNRTPAASRAAILEHAADQLEARMPEFMALCVKEAGKSLPDGIAEVREAVDFLRYYAKQAREQFAHAEKLPSPTGESNELQLHGRGVFVCISPWNFPLAIFLGQVAAALAAGNSVIAKPAEQTNLIGYYAVKLLHDAGVPAEVVQYLPGDGATVGAALTADPRVAGVAFTGSTDTARAINRAMAARDAAIGVLIAETGGQNAFIADSSALPEQLVKDAIGSAFTSAGQRCSAARVLFVQDDIADKVMTMLAGAMKELKVGNPGLLSTDVGPVIDADALKILQDHAERMDREARLIAAAELSADAANGTFFAPRAYELNNLDQLQKEIFGPVLHVIRWKGDQLDAVIDQINATGYGLTLGVHSRIDETVDRISNGVHVGNVYVNRNQIGAVVGVQPFGGQGLSGTGPKAGGPHYLLRFATEKTVTVNTTAAGGNASLLTLGD; encoded by the coding sequence ATGAACGCACCTTCCACTTCCCCCGCTCCCAGCGACGCTCCGCGTCCCTCGGCGCTGCTGTCACCGGAGCTTCCGGCGTCTCCAAACCCTTTCCGCCAGGCCATTACCGATGCCTGGCTGAAGGATGAGGCCAGCCATGTCCGCGAGCTGCTGGCGCAGGCGCGCCTGCCCGCCGACGAACAGGCCAGGGTGCAGGCGCTGGCCGCCGACCTGGTGGCCCGGGTGCGCGTGCGCGCCAAGGACCAGGGCGCGATCGAAGCCTTCATGCGCCAGTACGACCTGGGCAGCGAGGAAGGCGTGCTGCTGATGTGCGTGGCCGAGGCGCTGCTGCGCATTCCGGACCAGGACACCGCCGACAAGCTGATCCGCGACAAGCTGGCCGATGCCGACTGGGAAAAGCACCTGGGCGGCAGCGACTCGGTGCTGGTCAACGCATCGACCTGGGGCCTGATGCTGACCGGCAAGCTGGTGCAGATGAACGATGCCACCCGCGCCGATGCGCCGAGCGCGTTCAAGCGCCTGGTCGGCCGCGTGGGTGAGCCGGTGGTGCGCCTGGCCGTGCGCCAGGCGATGAAGATCATGGGCCACCAGTTCGTGATGGGCCGCACCATCAGCGAAGCGCTGTCGCGCTCGCACAAGGGCGACAACGCCAGCTACCGCTACTCCTTCGACATGCTGGGCGAAGGCGCGCTGACCATGAAGGACGCGCTGCGCTACCTGGAAGACTACCGTCGTGCGATCCACGCCATCGGTGGCGATCACAAGGCACGCGGCGGCCGTCCGGAGGGCGACGTCAACAACGCACCGGGCATTTCGATCAAGCTGTCGGCGCTGTACCCGCGCTACGAGCATGCCAAGCGCGAGCGCGTGCTGAAGGACCTGGTGCCGGGCGTGCTGGAACTGGCACAGCTGGCCAAGAGCTACGGCATCGGCTGCACCGTCGACGCCGAAGAATCCGACCGCCTGGAACTGTCGCTGGACATCATCGAGCAGGTGTTCTCCGATGCGTCGCTGGCCGGCTGGGATGGCTTCGGCGTGGTCGTGCAGGCCTACCAGAAGCGCACCCCGTACACGATCGACCACCTGGCCGACATGGCGCGCCGCGCCGGTCGCCGCCTGCAGGTGCGCCTGGTCAAGGGCGCCTACTGGGATGCGGAGATCAAGCGCGCGCAGATCGAGGGCTATCCGGGCTACCCGGTGTTCACCCGCAAGCAGAACACCGACGTGTCCTACCTGGCCTGCGCCAAGCGTCTGTTCACCCATGCCGACGCGATCTACCCGATGTTCGCCACGCACAACGCGCACACGATCGCAGCCGTGCGCAGCATCGCCAACGGCGGTGTGTACGAGCACCAGAAGCTGCACGGCATGGGCGACGACCTGTACGCCGAAGTGGTGCCGGCCGACCGCCTGAACCTGCCGTGCCGCGTGTACGCACCGGTCGGCTCGCATGAAGACCTGCTGCCGTACCTGGTGCGCCGCCTGCTTGAAAACGGCGCCAACTCCAGCTTCGTCAACCGCATCACCGACGAGCGCGTGCCGATCGCCGACCTGATCCGCGATCCGGTCGAGATGGTTGCTTCGTTCGAATCGATTCCGCATCCCAAGATCCCGCTGCCGGTTGACCTGCTGCGCAGCCAGAACCACGACAGGAAGAACTCCATGGGCGCCAACCTCGCCAACGACAACGAACTGCGCGCCCTGGCCGAGCAGCTCAACGCGGCCATCAAGCCGTGGCAGGCCGCCCCGCTGGTGCCGGGCGCCAACCCGGCCGGCGCCTCGCTGCCGGTGACCAACCCGGCCGACACCCGCGAGGTGGTCGGCCAGTGGCAGGCCGCCGACGCCGCTACCGTGCAGAAGGCACTGGCCAATGCCGTGGCCGCACAGCCTGCCTGGAACCGCACCCCGGCCGCCAGCCGTGCGGCCATCCTCGAACACGCCGCCGACCAGCTGGAAGCGCGCATGCCGGAGTTCATGGCCCTGTGCGTGAAGGAAGCCGGCAAGAGCCTGCCCGACGGCATCGCCGAAGTGCGCGAAGCCGTGGACTTCCTGCGCTACTACGCCAAGCAGGCGCGCGAGCAGTTCGCCCACGCCGAGAAGCTGCCGAGCCCGACCGGTGAATCCAACGAGCTGCAGCTGCATGGCCGCGGCGTGTTCGTCTGCATCAGCCCGTGGAACTTCCCGCTGGCGATCTTCCTGGGCCAGGTCGCTGCCGCACTGGCCGCCGGCAACAGCGTGATCGCCAAGCCCGCCGAGCAGACCAACCTGATCGGTTACTACGCGGTCAAGCTGCTGCACGATGCCGGCGTGCCGGCCGAGGTGGTGCAGTACCTGCCGGGCGACGGTGCCACCGTCGGCGCCGCGCTGACCGCCGACCCGCGCGTGGCCGGCGTGGCCTTCACCGGTTCCACCGACACTGCACGTGCGATCAACCGCGCGATGGCCGCACGCGACGCCGCCATCGGCGTGCTGATCGCCGAAACCGGCGGCCAGAACGCCTTCATCGCCGATTCCTCGGCGCTGCCGGAACAGCTGGTCAAGGATGCGATCGGTTCGGCCTTCACCTCCGCCGGCCAGCGCTGCTCGGCCGCGCGCGTGCTGTTCGTGCAGGACGACATCGCCGACAAGGTGATGACCATGCTGGCCGGCGCGATGAAGGAACTGAAGGTCGGCAACCCGGGCCTGCTGTCCACCGACGTCGGCCCGGTGATCGACGCCGATGCACTGAAGATCCTGCAGGACCATGCCGAGCGCATGGACCGCGAAGCGCGCCTGATCGCCGCCGCCGAGCTGTCCGCCGATGCCGCCAACGGCACCTTCTTCGCCCCGCGCGCCTACGAGCTGAACAACCTCGACCAGCTGCAGAAGGAAATCTTCGGGCCGGTGCTGCACGTGATCCGATGGAAGGGCGACCAGCTCGACGCGGTGATCGACCAGATCAACGCCACCGGCTACGGCCTCACCCTGGGCGTGCATTCGCGCATCGACGAAACCGTTGATCGCATCAGCAACGGCGTCCATGTCGGCAACGTCTACGTCAACCGCAACCAGATCGGTGCAGTGGTCGGCGTGCAGCCGTTCGGCGGCCAGGGCCTGTCCGGCACCGGTCCGAAGGCCGGCGGCCCGCACTACCTGCTGCGCTTCGCCACCGAGAAGACGGTGACGGTGAACACCACCGCCGCCGGCGGCAACGCCTCGCTGCTGACCCTGGGCGACTGA
- the pnuC gene encoding nicotinamide riboside transporter PnuC: MNLSDPNFQLELAANIAVAGSILLAGRNNVHTWWLGIVGCALFAAVFERSHLYADMVLQFFFIAISVLGWWQWLRGDHGAPLPITPVRPRAWAWLLPLAVVATFGYGWMLTRLTHAYAPYVDSAVLVLSVIAQILMMRRKLESWWVWLLVNTIAVPLYYSRGLHLTSILYVGFWINALVALRHWRHLMRGQARGADGAA, from the coding sequence ATGAACCTGTCCGATCCGAACTTCCAGCTGGAGCTGGCTGCCAACATCGCCGTCGCCGGCTCGATCCTGCTGGCTGGTCGCAACAATGTGCATACGTGGTGGCTGGGCATCGTCGGCTGCGCGCTGTTCGCCGCCGTATTCGAACGCTCGCACCTGTATGCGGACATGGTGCTGCAGTTCTTCTTCATCGCCATCAGCGTGCTGGGCTGGTGGCAGTGGCTGCGCGGCGACCACGGCGCGCCCCTGCCGATCACCCCGGTGCGGCCACGTGCGTGGGCATGGTTGCTGCCTTTGGCCGTCGTGGCGACCTTCGGCTACGGCTGGATGCTGACCCGCCTGACCCATGCCTATGCGCCCTATGTCGATTCGGCGGTGCTGGTGCTGAGCGTGATCGCGCAGATCCTGATGATGCGGCGCAAGCTGGAATCGTGGTGGGTCTGGCTGCTGGTGAACACCATCGCGGTGCCGCTGTACTACAGCCGCGGCCTGCACCTGACCTCGATCCTGTATGTCGGCTTCTGGATCAATGCGCTGGTCGCGCTGCGCCACTGGCGCCACCTGATGCGCGGTCAGGCCAGGGGCGCCGATGGCGCTGCCTGA